The DNA window ATAGTCGACCGTGTGCTCGGCCCCGAGCGCTCGTACCTGTGCCAGCTTCTTCTCGCTGCTCGAAGTCACAGCCACGCGGGCGCCGAGGGCTGTGGCCAATTGGATCGCGTGGAGTGCGACGCCTCCGGTGCCGTGCACAAGCACGGTCTGCCCAGCCTCGACCTGCCCTCGGACCACCACCGCGTGCCAGGCGGTGAGAGCTGCGACGGGCAGTGTCGCCGCCTCTGCTGTGGTCAGTGTTCGCGGCGGTTCGGATGCCTCGTCCTCGTGGACGACAACGTATTCCGCAAGCACGCCGCGGTTGACCGGACCACCGACGGGCAAGACGTACTTCTCATCGTTGAGCTCACCGTTCTGCCAGTGCGGCAGGAACATCGGCGAAACCCGATCGCCGAGATCGAACCTTGTCACACCGTCCCCGCGCGCTACGACGACACCGACGCCGTCGGACAAGGGTACGACGGGACGTGACGGCCTCCATCCGTCCTCACCGTTGATGACGAGGAGATCGCGATAGTTGAGTGACCATGCACGCATCCGAAGGAGAATCTCGTGCTCGCCAG is part of the Rhodococcus sovatensis genome and encodes:
- a CDS encoding NAD(P)-dependent alcohol dehydrogenase; protein product: MTNHDLSPEIPESMFAWLTDGRGTDALRRTAMAVPFPGEHEILLRMRAWSLNYRDLLVINGEDGWRPSRPVVPLSDGVGVVVARGDGVTRFDLGDRVSPMFLPHWQNGELNDEKYVLPVGGPVNRGVLAEYVVVHEDEASEPPRTLTTAEAATLPVAALTAWHAVVVRGQVEAGQTVLVHGTGGVALHAIQLATALGARVAVTSSSEKKLAQVRALGAEHTVDYRLDDVAQSVLDWTGGRGVDHVVETVGGENLNVSLKSVRVGGSISFIGLIAGLSASINTYDFVTRNVTIHGIETGSREMYEQLATFVDEHGIRPVVDSVSLATSETEVAEAFRRLESGGAFGKLVLFDA